A part of Hydrogenobacter sp. T-8 genomic DNA contains:
- a CDS encoding NADH-quinone oxidoreductase subunit A, whose amino-acid sequence MEYVGILLFFFIALFIGLAFSFLNDLLGPKTKEKMEGYPYECGVPLYDPEARGVFKQGYYLLGISLILFDIEVAFLFPWVVVFEEVGLYGLVGALLFIFILTLGLAYEWKKGALKWQF is encoded by the coding sequence ATGGAATACGTAGGCATTTTGCTGTTTTTCTTTATCGCCTTGTTTATAGGGCTTGCCTTTAGCTTTCTCAATGACCTACTTGGTCCAAAGACAAAGGAAAAGATGGAAGGCTATCCCTACGAGTGTGGTGTTCCTCTGTATGACCCAGAGGCAAGAGGAGTTTTTAAGCAAGGTTATTATCTGTTAGGTATTTCTCTTATTCTTTTTGACATTGAGGTAGCCTTTCTCTTTCCATGGGTAGTTGTCTTTGAAGAGGTAGGTCTTTATGGACTTGTGGGGGCATTGCTGTTTATCTTTATTCTTACCCTTGGTCTTGCTTACGAGTGGAAGAAGGGGGCTCTCAAGTGGCAGTTTTAG
- a CDS encoding methionine adenosyltransferase, whose amino-acid sequence MANIVITPMTFRPTYELDAEIVERKGTGHPDTICDYLAENLSRELCLWYLREYGAVMHHNVDKALLVGGVARAEFGGGEVIEPIEIYLVGRAILEKDGKRLDVHDLAVESAKRWLRENIKNLDVERHVVIHTKIKPGSRDLVELFERFQKKGEVPLANDTSFGVGYAPLDSLERAVFEAERFLNSEEIKKEHPEIGEDIKVMGVRIRDKFRLTIALAFVGKYIKDIQDYFQKKEEIRKKVKERVEAVISKEVDIFINTADSKENNSVYITVTGTSAEQGDDGQVGRGNRVNGLITPYRPMSLEAAAGKNPISHIGKIYNRVANLIAQRVVKEVEEVEEAYCYIVSQIGKPINEPQVLDVSVRTKKDLKSLEELVRKIAQEELDKMPEVWKGFVEGLYPVA is encoded by the coding sequence GTGGCAAACATAGTAATAACTCCCATGACCTTTAGACCTACCTATGAGCTTGACGCGGAGATAGTAGAGCGTAAGGGAACAGGTCATCCAGATACCATATGCGACTACCTTGCGGAAAACCTTTCAAGAGAACTGTGCTTGTGGTATTTGAGAGAATACGGTGCGGTTATGCATCATAATGTGGATAAGGCACTTCTTGTGGGTGGTGTTGCAAGGGCGGAGTTTGGCGGTGGTGAGGTTATAGAACCCATAGAGATATACCTTGTGGGTAGAGCAATATTAGAAAAAGATGGCAAAAGGCTTGACGTTCATGACCTTGCGGTAGAAAGTGCAAAAAGATGGTTAAGGGAAAACATAAAGAACTTGGATGTGGAAAGGCATGTGGTTATACATACAAAAATAAAGCCTGGAAGTAGAGATTTAGTGGAGCTTTTTGAAAGATTTCAGAAAAAAGGTGAAGTGCCACTGGCAAACGATACTTCTTTTGGCGTAGGTTATGCACCCCTTGATAGCTTAGAAAGAGCGGTCTTTGAAGCGGAAAGGTTTTTAAACTCAGAGGAGATAAAAAAAGAACATCCAGAGATAGGAGAAGACATAAAGGTTATGGGTGTGCGTATAAGGGACAAGTTTAGGCTTACTATAGCCCTCGCCTTTGTGGGTAAGTATATAAAGGACATCCAAGACTATTTCCAAAAGAAGGAAGAAATACGCAAAAAGGTCAAAGAAAGGGTAGAAGCGGTCATATCCAAAGAGGTGGACATCTTTATAAACACTGCAGACAGCAAGGAAAACAACTCCGTTTACATTACGGTCACTGGCACATCCGCAGAGCAAGGAGACGATGGTCAGGTGGGTCGTGGCAATAGGGTAAATGGTCTGATAACTCCTTACAGACCCATGAGCCTTGAGGCAGCAGCAGGTAAAAACCCAATCTCTCACATAGGCAAGATATACAACAGAGTTGCAAACCTCATAGCCCAAAGAGTTGTAAAGGAAGTGGAAGAAGTAGAAGAAGCCTACTGCTATATAGTCTCACAAATAGGAAAACCTATAAACGAACCTCAGGTCTTGGACGTGAGCGTAAGAACCAAGAAAGACCTCAAAAGCCTTGAAGAGCTTGTGAGGAAAATAGCACAAGAAGAGCTTGATAAGATGCCTGAAGTTTGGAAAGGCTTTGTGGAGGGTCTATATCCAGTAGCCTGA
- a CDS encoding Uma2 family endonuclease — translation MTTKDLLTYKDLKDLPKEGRYEVVEGRLIEMSPAGGWHSRAVAKITERLIRSLEDTKKGYVLAGELGLLIKKEPLTLRASDIAFYSKEKLSHIPKGFLHEPPDLVVEVIAEETSMEYFEEKLRDYINFGVGRMVFVDLIKRLVLVVDEERRISVHSFEEEVEVYKGVKWKFSEILEVV, via the coding sequence ATGACTACCAAAGACCTACTTACCTACAAAGACCTAAAGGATTTGCCAAAGGAAGGCAGATACGAAGTGGTAGAAGGGAGGCTAATAGAAATGTCTCCAGCAGGAGGTTGGCACTCAAGGGCAGTAGCAAAGATAACAGAAAGGTTAATAAGGTCTCTTGAAGACACTAAGAAGGGCTATGTGCTTGCAGGAGAGCTTGGACTTCTCATAAAGAAAGAGCCGTTGACCTTGAGAGCTTCCGATATAGCCTTCTATTCAAAGGAAAAGTTAAGCCACATTCCAAAGGGCTTTTTACACGAGCCGCCAGACCTTGTGGTAGAGGTGATAGCAGAAGAGACCTCAATGGAATACTTTGAGGAAAAGTTGAGAGACTACATAAACTTTGGAGTAGGCAGGATGGTTTTTGTAGACCTCATTAAAAGGCTTGTCTTGGTGGTGGACGAAGAAAGAAGGATTAGCGTCCACTCCTTTGAGGAAGAGGTGGAAGTTTACAAGGGAGTTAAGTGGAAATTTTCAGAAATTTTGGAGGTAGTGTGA
- a CDS encoding NuoB/complex I 20 kDa subunit family protein, whose translation MAMLNSNGFVLTTVDELLSWGRRNALWPLTIGLACCAIEMMHAAASRFDLDRLGVIFRASPRQADLLIVAGTVVNKVAPMLKLLWEQMPDPKWCITMGGCASAGGPFPTYSTLQGMDRIIPVDVYIPGCPPHPQGLLYGILQLQKKIKEKGVKKYDKAFEEFKKDIERQGLVPREITV comes from the coding sequence ATGGCTATGCTTAATTCTAACGGCTTTGTTTTGACAACGGTGGATGAGCTACTAAGTTGGGGCAGACGCAATGCCTTGTGGCCGCTTACCATAGGACTTGCCTGTTGTGCTATAGAGATGATGCACGCTGCGGCCTCAAGATTTGACCTTGATAGGCTTGGTGTCATATTCAGGGCCTCTCCAAGGCAGGCAGACCTTCTTATAGTGGCTGGCACTGTGGTTAACAAGGTAGCACCCATGCTAAAGCTCCTTTGGGAACAGATGCCAGACCCTAAGTGGTGTATAACCATGGGAGGCTGTGCTTCTGCAGGTGGTCCTTTTCCTACCTACTCAACACTGCAGGGCATGGATAGAATAATACCTGTGGATGTTTATATACCCGGTTGTCCTCCGCATCCTCAAGGGCTTCTCTATGGCATCCTACAACTTCAGAAAAAGATAAAGGAAAAGGGCGTCAAGAAATATGACAAAGCCTTTGAAGAGTTTAAAAAGGACATAGAGCGTCAAGGACTTGTTCCAAGAGAAATAACTGTATGA
- the nuoD gene encoding NADH dehydrogenase (quinone) subunit D: MPWMNKAVADRVKFEFKDVEIEFTKHTTNLHVKQERLIDLLRHLKEKEGYKLFIDHTCIDFPDKKERFQGIYILYNPDTNERVIVKTWARDGKLPSLSGLWQCAKWAERESYDMFGVAYEGHENLRRMFMWEGYPYFPLRKDFPLQGIPEVELPSLTELYAGRTEPPSHDYELMHTRVATLEDLERTEKSRLQKKAQLVLNWGPLHPGTHGTIWFLFDLDGEKVVQSDVILGQLHRGMEKIAENVYYFQFLPYTDRMDYISAICNELSYVTAVEKLLGVEVPEKARYIRTMFAELQRINSHLLWLGTGALDLGALTVFLYAFREREKIMDIIEGNAGFRLTSAFLRIGGVHYDLAEGTLEVVKAFIKDFPNRLKEYHNLLTRNRIWLRRTKDIGVISREDVFNYGLTGPVARGSGVPYDIRKLEPYAAYDEVEFDIPVGEVGDVYDRYLVRMEEMVQSLRIIEQCVAKLEKLPKSAPYVNKEHPAVMAPKEYVFMDLEDMVKNFRIVVHGESAPPGEVYSSGENPRGELGFYIYSTGGSKPYRLRIRSGALYNLSIFPKLIQDGTIADAIALLGSLDPVVGETDR, encoded by the coding sequence ATGCCTTGGATGAACAAAGCGGTAGCGGACAGAGTAAAGTTTGAGTTTAAGGATGTGGAGATAGAGTTTACAAAACACACAACCAACCTGCATGTCAAGCAAGAAAGGCTCATAGACCTGCTAAGGCACCTGAAAGAGAAAGAAGGCTACAAGCTGTTTATAGACCATACATGTATAGACTTTCCTGATAAGAAGGAGAGGTTTCAAGGTATATATATACTCTACAACCCAGATACTAATGAAAGGGTCATAGTCAAAACCTGGGCAAGGGATGGAAAACTTCCATCTCTTAGTGGGCTATGGCAGTGTGCCAAATGGGCAGAGAGAGAATCTTATGACATGTTCGGTGTGGCCTACGAGGGGCATGAAAACCTCAGAAGGATGTTTATGTGGGAGGGCTACCCATACTTCCCTCTTAGAAAAGATTTTCCTCTACAGGGTATTCCAGAGGTGGAGCTTCCCTCTTTAACTGAGCTATACGCAGGGAGGACAGAGCCACCAAGCCATGACTATGAGCTTATGCACACAAGGGTGGCAACCCTTGAAGACCTTGAAAGAACAGAAAAGTCAAGGCTTCAAAAGAAGGCACAGCTTGTGCTAAACTGGGGACCACTGCACCCTGGGACCCACGGCACCATATGGTTTTTATTTGACTTAGATGGCGAAAAAGTAGTCCAGTCAGACGTCATTCTTGGACAGCTCCACAGAGGAATGGAAAAGATAGCAGAGAACGTATATTACTTCCAATTCTTGCCTTACACAGACCGTATGGATTACATTTCCGCCATTTGCAACGAGCTTTCTTACGTGACCGCAGTGGAAAAATTGCTGGGTGTGGAAGTGCCAGAAAAGGCTCGCTACATAAGGACTATGTTTGCAGAGCTTCAGAGGATAAACTCTCATCTGCTGTGGCTTGGCACTGGTGCCCTTGACCTTGGAGCGTTGACTGTTTTCCTATACGCTTTCAGAGAAAGGGAAAAGATAATGGATATTATAGAGGGAAACGCTGGCTTTAGGCTAACCTCTGCCTTTTTGAGGATAGGAGGGGTTCACTACGACCTTGCGGAAGGCACTTTGGAGGTGGTAAAAGCCTTTATAAAAGACTTTCCCAACAGGCTTAAGGAGTATCACAACCTGCTTACAAGAAATCGCATATGGCTAAGAAGGACAAAGGACATTGGTGTTATAAGTAGGGAAGATGTATTTAATTACGGTCTTACTGGTCCTGTAGCCAGAGGTTCTGGGGTGCCTTACGATATAAGGAAACTTGAACCCTATGCTGCTTATGATGAGGTGGAGTTTGATATTCCTGTAGGTGAGGTGGGGGATGTCTACGACAGGTATTTGGTGCGTATGGAGGAGATGGTGCAAAGCCTAAGAATAATAGAGCAGTGCGTGGCAAAGCTGGAAAAACTTCCCAAGTCCGCACCTTATGTAAACAAGGAGCATCCAGCGGTAATGGCACCTAAGGAGTATGTCTTTATGGACCTTGAGGACATGGTAAAGAACTTCCGTATAGTAGTGCATGGAGAGTCCGCACCACCGGGAGAGGTATACTCCAGTGGAGAAAACCCAAGGGGAGAACTTGGCTTTTACATATACTCCACGGGAGGCTCAAAACCCTACAGACTAAGGATTAGGTCGGGAGCTCTCTATAACCTCTCCATATTCCCAAAGCTCATACAGGATGGGACAATTGCAGATGCCATAGCCCTATTGGGAAGCCTTGACCCAGTGGTGGGAGAAACAGATAGATGA
- a CDS encoding rhodanese-like domain-containing protein translates to MRTMKRAVLALTFGALSLVGAVFSYDKELAKRFNAMFSQMTPEVLKQRPCQITTQQLLQMIQRGEDFVILDVRTPAEMAVVGPTWKNTLRIPMHELFKEENLNKLPKDKKIVVVCHTGDRAAAVVTALRALGFDKAFQFRGGVAELAKEVGRAATDYVK, encoded by the coding sequence ATGCGAACCATGAAAAGAGCAGTGCTTGCCTTAACCTTTGGAGCCTTGAGCCTTGTGGGGGCAGTCTTTTCTTATGACAAGGAGCTTGCAAAACGTTTCAACGCTATGTTTTCCCAGATGACGCCGGAGGTTCTCAAACAAAGACCCTGCCAAATAACCACTCAACAGCTTCTCCAGATGATACAAAGGGGCGAAGACTTTGTGATACTTGACGTAAGAACTCCTGCAGAGATGGCGGTGGTAGGACCCACTTGGAAAAATACACTTCGTATACCCATGCATGAACTATTCAAAGAAGAAAACCTAAACAAACTTCCAAAGGACAAGAAAATAGTGGTGGTGTGCCACACAGGAGACAGAGCGGCAGCGGTAGTCACTGCACTTAGAGCCTTAGGTTTTGATAAGGCTTTCCAATTCAGGGGTGGTGTGGCAGAGCTTGCAAAGGAGGTGGGAAGAGCTGCAACAGACTACGTAAAGTAA